DNA sequence from the Lysobacter silvisoli genome:
GGGGTGTCGCGAGATGTCGCGTACACCGTTCCAATCGGCCTAGTCGGCCAGCAGGAACACGGTGTAGATCTTGTCGTCGAAATCGACGTAGCCGTTCTGGAACGAGGGCGCGGCCGCGTTGTACTGAAGGCGGCTGCCGGTGACCTCGATGCGGTCCAGCGTCCGGTTATCGCCGTTCCAGGCATACATCGCCGGCCAGCTGCCCTCGCGCACGCCGTATTGGAACTGCGGCGCCACGTCGGACACGCTGTAGACGCCGGCCAGCTTGGCGCCGTAGGCCTGGGCGATGACCTCGGCCTTCTCGCGCGAGGACGCGATGCTCTTCTGCCGCAGCTGGCGGCGCAGTTCGGCCTCGCTGGATAGCTCGGTGCTCACATTGGAGATCGACAGCTCCTTGGACGTGGTCACGCTGCCCAGGAACCGCTCCAGCGCCTGCTTGTCGTCGAAGCGCGCGGTCAGGTTGCGGCGCACGCCGGTGCCGACGAACACTTCCTGCCGCTCCTGATTGTCGTAGCGGCGGCGCGTGTCGATTTGCAGCGAGGTGGCGACGATCTCGCGGTCGGCCACGCCTGCGGCCTTGAGCTTGGCGATAGTCGCGCCGAGTTGGCTTTCGACCCGGGCGCGCGCGGCGGCGGGATCGGCGTCCACCGCCTCGAA
Encoded proteins:
- a CDS encoding SIMPL domain-containing protein; the protein is MTLRLSALLALALLSHAAQAQVNALPPTRHILVYGDAQARAVPDRYKLAIQFEAVDADPAAARARVESQLGATIAKLKAAGVADREIVATSLQIDTRRRYDNQERQEVFVGTGVRRNLTARFDDKQALERFLGSVTTSKELSISNVSTELSSEAELRRQLRQKSIASSREKAEVIAQAYGAKLAGVYSVSDVAPQFQYGVREGSWPAMYAWNGDNRTLDRIEVTGSRLQYNAAAPSFQNGYVDFDDKIYTVFLLAD